The proteins below are encoded in one region of Paralysiella testudinis:
- a CDS encoding alpha/beta hydrolase, whose translation MHSQHHLTWIDGPAGRLQIIYLPAKGQAQGVAVLNHPNPLHGGTFTNKVIQTAAKALSELGFHCYLPNLRGVGESEGSHDYGQGETDDCLSVVDYARAQHPEVDKLVLAGFSFGGYVALFAATRCQPDALLLLAPAVGMYTVPAANAHQSDKTLLIHGETDDVVPLQNALDWAAPQDMPVLVIPQAGHFFHGKLMILRQQISRLLPTLL comes from the coding sequence ATGCACAGCCAACACCACCTCACTTGGATTGACGGCCCTGCCGGGCGCCTGCAAATCATCTACCTGCCCGCCAAAGGCCAGGCGCAAGGCGTGGCCGTGCTCAACCACCCCAATCCGCTGCATGGTGGCACCTTCACCAATAAGGTAATCCAAACCGCCGCCAAGGCGCTGAGCGAGCTGGGTTTTCATTGCTATCTGCCCAATTTACGCGGCGTGGGTGAGAGCGAAGGCAGCCACGATTACGGCCAAGGCGAAACCGATGATTGCCTCAGCGTGGTTGATTACGCCCGCGCCCAACATCCCGAGGTGGATAAACTGGTGCTGGCCGGATTTTCTTTCGGCGGCTATGTGGCCTTGTTTGCCGCCACGCGCTGCCAACCCGATGCGCTGCTGCTGCTGGCACCTGCCGTGGGCATGTACACCGTGCCCGCCGCCAACGCCCATCAATCCGACAAAACCCTGCTGATTCACGGCGAAACCGATGATGTGGTGCCACTGCAAAACGCCTTGGATTGGGCGGCGCCGCAAGACATGCCGGTGCTGGTGATACCGCAAGCCGGCCACTTCTTCCACGGCAAACTGATGATTCTGCGCCAGCAAATCAGCCGCCTGTTGCCTACTTTGCTGTAA
- a CDS encoding metal ABC transporter ATP-binding protein produces the protein MGIAIHNLTVSYRRRPAVHHLDMQFADGAMWAIFGPNGAGKSTLLKSLMGLIKADTGHIEWQGLCRQDIAYLPQQSDIDRSQPMNVYELAAMGLWYEIGFFGKVNTAQHARIQAALAQVEMADFARRPIGQLSNGQFQRVLFARMLVQNAKVLLLDEPFNAVDAKTTFALLEVLRQYHSRQHCTVVAVLHDYEQVRAYFPNTLLLAREKVAAGRTEAVLTDSHLQQANAAMQKHDSDEWCAA, from the coding sequence ATGGGCATTGCCATCCACAACCTTACCGTCAGCTACCGCCGCCGCCCGGCGGTGCACCATCTGGATATGCAGTTTGCCGATGGCGCGATGTGGGCGATTTTTGGGCCCAATGGCGCGGGCAAGTCCACCTTGCTGAAAAGCCTGATGGGGCTGATTAAGGCGGATACCGGCCATATCGAATGGCAAGGTTTGTGCCGCCAAGACATCGCTTATCTGCCGCAACAATCCGATATCGACCGCAGCCAGCCCATGAATGTCTACGAGCTGGCGGCCATGGGTTTGTGGTATGAAATCGGCTTTTTCGGCAAGGTGAACACAGCGCAACATGCGCGGATACAGGCAGCCTTGGCGCAAGTGGAAATGGCCGACTTTGCCCGGCGCCCCATCGGCCAGCTTTCCAACGGCCAATTCCAGCGCGTGCTGTTTGCGCGCATGTTGGTGCAAAACGCCAAAGTGCTGCTGCTGGACGAGCCTTTTAACGCTGTGGACGCCAAAACCACGTTTGCGCTGTTGGAAGTGCTGCGCCAATACCACAGTCGCCAACATTGCACTGTGGTGGCGGTGCTGCACGACTACGAGCAAGTTCGTGCCTATTTCCCCAACACTTTGCTGCTGGCACGTGAAAAAGTGGCCGCCGGGCGCACCGAGGCGGTGCTGACCGACAGCCATTTGCAACAAGCCAATGCCGCCATGCAAAAGCATGACAGCGATGAGTGGTGCGCTGCCTGA
- a CDS encoding metal ABC transporter permease: protein MQLYTWLIEPFAEFDFMRYALASVVFLALSAAPMGVFLMMRRMSLVGDALGHAVLPGAAIGYMFAGLSLPAMSVGGFFAGLLMALLAGLASRFSNLKEDANFAAFYLTSLAIGVVLVSQSGSSVDLLHLLFGSVLAVDLPALTLVALVASITLVALAVIYRPLLLESIDPLFLQAVGGKGSLWHSLFLVLVVMNLVAGFQALGTLMSVGLMMLPAISARLWCKTMGSLMLLAVLLALACGVAGLLFSYYVEIPSGPAIILCCGGVYLLSLLMGWEGGLLPKWLRRHKHHTA from the coding sequence ATGCAACTTTATACCTGGCTGATTGAGCCCTTTGCCGAATTCGACTTTATGCGCTACGCCTTGGCTTCGGTGGTGTTTTTGGCGCTGTCTGCCGCGCCGATGGGGGTGTTTTTGATGATGCGGCGCATGAGCTTGGTGGGCGACGCGCTTGGCCATGCGGTGCTGCCCGGTGCCGCCATCGGCTATATGTTTGCTGGCTTGAGCCTGCCGGCCATGAGCGTGGGCGGCTTTTTTGCCGGTTTGCTGATGGCCTTGCTGGCCGGCTTGGCCAGCCGCTTCAGCAATCTGAAAGAAGACGCCAATTTCGCCGCTTTTTACCTCACCAGCTTGGCCATCGGCGTGGTGTTGGTGAGCCAAAGCGGCAGCAGCGTGGATCTTTTGCATTTGCTGTTTGGCTCGGTATTGGCGGTGGATTTGCCCGCGCTCACATTGGTGGCACTGGTGGCCAGTATTACACTGGTGGCTTTGGCGGTGATTTACCGCCCTTTGCTGTTGGAAAGCATAGACCCGCTGTTTTTGCAGGCCGTGGGCGGCAAAGGTAGCCTATGGCACAGCCTGTTTTTGGTGTTGGTGGTGATGAATCTGGTGGCCGGTTTTCAAGCCTTGGGCACTTTGATGTCGGTGGGCTTGATGATGCTGCCCGCCATCAGCGCGCGGTTGTGGTGTAAAACCATGGGCAGCTTGATGCTGCTGGCGGTGCTGCTGGCCTTGGCCTGCGGTGTGGCCGGGCTGTTGTTTTCCTACTATGTGGAAATCCCCTCCGGCCCGGCGATTATTTTGTGCTGCGGCGGCGTGTATTTGCTGTCGTTGCTGATGGGCTGGGAAGGCGGCTTGCTGCCTAAATGGCTGCGCCGCCATAAGCACCATACTGCCTAA
- a CDS encoding metal ABC transporter solute-binding protein, Zn/Mn family, whose translation MKHWKLGIIAAAFSGSLLAAPMPVVASFSILGDVTQQIGGERVAVQTLVGADQDAHVYQLNSGDIRKIRAAKLVLVNGLGFEKAELARAVQQSKVPMAVASQGIKPMAAADDHGHSHGGHNHDHGTEDPHVWNDPVLMQTYAQNVANALIKADPAGKSHYQQRLKNYQTELSQLNTWAAQSFNAIPAAQRKVLTGHDAFGYLGKRYNIQFIAPQGVSTEAEPSARQVAAIIRQIKQQGIKAVFSENIKDSRMVDRIAKETGVKVQGKLYSDALSKTAPANTYVGMFRHNVTALSNAMK comes from the coding sequence ATGAAACATTGGAAATTGGGCATTATTGCCGCCGCCTTTTCAGGCAGCCTATTGGCCGCTCCCATGCCGGTGGTGGCCAGCTTCAGTATTTTGGGCGACGTTACCCAGCAAATCGGTGGCGAGCGCGTGGCGGTGCAAACCTTGGTTGGTGCGGATCAAGATGCGCACGTATATCAACTCAATAGCGGCGACATCCGCAAAATCCGCGCGGCCAAGTTGGTGCTGGTCAACGGCTTGGGTTTTGAAAAAGCCGAGTTGGCGCGTGCAGTGCAGCAAAGCAAAGTGCCGATGGCAGTAGCCAGCCAAGGCATCAAACCCATGGCGGCGGCTGATGACCATGGCCACAGCCATGGCGGGCATAACCACGATCATGGCACTGAGGATCCGCATGTGTGGAATGATCCGGTGCTGATGCAAACCTATGCCCAAAACGTAGCCAATGCGCTGATTAAAGCCGATCCGGCGGGTAAAAGCCATTACCAGCAACGCTTGAAAAATTATCAAACCGAGCTAAGCCAGCTCAATACTTGGGCAGCACAATCGTTTAACGCCATTCCGGCCGCGCAGCGCAAAGTGCTCACCGGTCATGATGCGTTTGGCTATTTGGGCAAACGCTACAATATCCAGTTTATCGCCCCGCAAGGCGTGAGCACCGAAGCCGAGCCCTCCGCCCGCCAAGTGGCCGCCATCATCCGCCAAATCAAACAGCAGGGCATTAAGGCGGTGTTTAGCGAAAACATCAAAGACAGCCGCATGGTTGACCGCATTGCCAAAGAAACCGGCGTTAAGGTGCAGGGCAAGCTCTATTCCGATGCGCTGAGTAAAACCGCGCCGGCCAATACCTATGTGGGCATGTTCCGCCACAATGTAACGGCACTGAGCAATGCCATGAAATAA
- a CDS encoding penicillin-binding protein 1A yields the protein MIKKLLTTIIGLGLGLALFGLGLLAIAVLVTYPKLPSLEAVTHYQPKMPLVIYSADNKVLGQFGEERRAFTKIDDFPKVLKDAVIAAEDKRFYEHGGVDFMGIVRALISNLTGGVQSGASTITQQVARNFYLTNERTYTRKFNEALLAYKIEQSLSKDQILELYFNQIYLGQRAYGFAAAAQVYFNKPVKDLDLAEATILAGLPKAPSTFNPIVNPARAKVRQQYILNNMLEQGMITSAQRDAALAEKLDFERYQPEIDQNALYVAEMVRQHMYEKYGEEAYTQGYRVYTTVNAEDQAVATQALRKALLQFDRGARYRGAEGFIDVEKMAADSRDEQIEQYLSTQYTVDGMIPAVVTDVPKGALEVYVQGAGSIKITGAAYDWVKNTIGNKKLGEDALRIGSVVHVQKQKNDSYRVVQQPELQGALVALDAQTGAVRALVGGYDFHRRTFNRVTQAQRQPGSSFKPFVYSAAIAKGMTPATSVNDAPISLPGMGPNGSVWSPKNSDGRYAGFITLRQALTASKNMVSIRILMAIGVPYAKEYIQRFGFGADQIPSSLSMALGSGTATPMQMAEGYAVFANGGYKVSNFVIDKIYDGNGQLRAQMQPLVAKQNAPQVIDPRNAFIMYSMMRDVVRAGTATRANALGRSDIAGKTGTTNDNKDAWFVGFNPNLVSAVYIGFDKPRSMGRAAFGGTIALPVWVDYMRHALKGKPNVTMPVPGGMVQSGGEYFLREFPTTNPNLPLDNRADGPVDNAGAADGTAIDGAADGGVEVPPKRDNSQLDSLF from the coding sequence TTGGGTTGGGATTATTGGCCATTGCGGTATTGGTTACCTATCCCAAGCTGCCTTCGCTTGAGGCGGTAACCCATTATCAACCCAAAATGCCCTTGGTCATTTATTCTGCCGACAATAAAGTGTTGGGTCAATTTGGCGAAGAGCGGCGCGCGTTCACCAAGATTGATGACTTCCCCAAAGTACTCAAAGACGCGGTGATTGCGGCAGAAGACAAGCGCTTCTACGAGCACGGCGGTGTGGATTTTATGGGCATTGTGCGGGCGCTGATTTCCAATCTTACCGGCGGGGTGCAATCCGGTGCCAGCACCATTACCCAACAGGTGGCGCGCAATTTTTACCTCACCAACGAGCGTACCTATACGCGCAAATTCAATGAAGCTTTGCTGGCCTATAAAATCGAGCAGTCGCTAAGTAAAGACCAAATTCTGGAACTTTATTTCAACCAGATTTACTTAGGCCAGCGCGCCTACGGTTTTGCGGCAGCGGCACAGGTTTATTTCAACAAACCAGTTAAAGATTTGGATCTAGCCGAAGCCACTATTTTGGCCGGTTTGCCCAAGGCGCCGTCCACGTTTAATCCGATTGTGAATCCGGCGCGTGCCAAGGTACGTCAGCAATATATTCTCAACAATATGCTGGAACAAGGCATGATTACCAGTGCCCAGCGTGATGCGGCATTGGCCGAAAAACTGGATTTTGAGCGCTATCAGCCCGAAATTGACCAAAATGCCTTGTATGTGGCTGAAATGGTGCGCCAGCATATGTATGAAAAATATGGCGAAGAAGCTTACACCCAAGGTTATCGTGTTTACACCACGGTGAATGCCGAAGATCAGGCAGTGGCCACCCAGGCTTTGCGCAAAGCCTTGCTGCAATTTGATCGTGGTGCGCGTTATCGCGGTGCCGAAGGTTTTATTGATGTAGAAAAAATGGCTGCCGACAGCCGCGATGAGCAAATCGAGCAGTATTTGTCGACCCAATATACTGTGGACGGCATGATTCCGGCGGTGGTCACCGATGTGCCCAAAGGCGCGTTGGAAGTATATGTGCAAGGCGCAGGCAGCATCAAAATTACGGGTGCCGCTTATGATTGGGTAAAAAACACCATCGGCAATAAAAAGCTGGGCGAAGATGCGCTGCGGATAGGCTCAGTGGTGCATGTGCAAAAACAAAAGAACGACAGCTATCGTGTGGTGCAGCAACCAGAGCTGCAAGGTGCACTGGTGGCGTTGGACGCGCAAACCGGTGCGGTACGCGCTTTGGTGGGCGGCTACGACTTCCACCGCCGCACGTTTAACCGGGTAACTCAGGCGCAGCGGCAACCGGGCTCTTCTTTCAAGCCGTTTGTGTATTCGGCTGCAATTGCCAAAGGCATGACCCCGGCCACTTCGGTGAATGATGCGCCGATTTCCTTACCGGGCATGGGGCCGAACGGCTCGGTGTGGTCGCCGAAAAACTCGGACGGCCGCTATGCCGGGTTTATTACCTTGCGCCAAGCGCTAACCGCATCGAAAAACATGGTGTCCATCCGCATTCTGATGGCCATTGGCGTGCCTTATGCCAAAGAATATATTCAACGTTTTGGTTTTGGTGCCGATCAAATTCCGTCCAGCCTGTCGATGGCGCTGGGTTCGGGTACGGCCACGCCAATGCAAATGGCGGAAGGCTATGCGGTGTTTGCCAATGGCGGCTATAAGGTTTCCAACTTTGTAATTGATAAGATTTACGATGGCAACGGCCAGTTGCGCGCCCAAATGCAGCCCTTGGTGGCCAAGCAAAATGCGCCACAGGTAATTGACCCACGCAACGCCTTTATCATGTACAGCATGATGCGCGACGTGGTGCGTGCAGGCACGGCCACCCGCGCCAATGCGCTGGGCCGCAGCGATATTGCCGGCAAAACCGGTACCACCAACGACAATAAAGACGCCTGGTTTGTGGGTTTCAACCCCAATCTAGTGAGTGCGGTCTATATTGGCTTTGATAAACCGCGCAGCATGGGCAGGGCGGCATTCGGCGGTACCATTGCCTTGCCGGTATGGGTGGACTATATGCGCCATGCCCTCAAAGGCAAGCCGAATGTAACTATGCCGGTACCGGGCGGCATGGTGCAAAGCGGCGGTGAATATTTCTTACGCGAATTTCCCACCACCAACCCGAATCTGCCGCTAGACAACCGTGCAGACGGACCGGTAGACAATGCCGGTGCTGCGGATGGCACTGCTATAGATGGCGCGGCTGATGGCGGCGTGGAAGTACCGCCCAAGCGCGACAACAGCCAGCTCGATTCATTATTTTGA